The following DNA comes from Dehalococcoidia bacterium.
ACGCCTGCAGCTCGCCATAACGACGCTGGATTTGGCCCGCCGGGGACTTTTCAGCAGCCTGCCAAAGCTCGCGGTCGCTCAGTCCGCCAGCGCCAACTCCAGGCTGATGTCGAGCGCGGGGGCGGAGTGGGTGAGGGCGCCGAGCGAGATCAGGTCGACGCCGGTTTCGGCGGCGGCGCGCGCCGTGTCGGGCGTGATGCCGCCGGAGGCCTCGGTCAGCGCCCGGCCGCGGGAGCGGCGCACCGCCTCGGCCATCTCCGCGGCAGGCATGTTGTCCAGCAAGATGATCTCCGCGCCCGCGGCCAGCGCCTCGTCCAGCTCGGCCAGCGTCGTCACCTCCAGCTCGACGCGCAGCGTATGCGGGGCGCGCTGCCGCGCCAGCCGCACCGCGTCGGCGATGCCGAGCCCGCGCGACCGCAGCGCCGCCAGGTGGTTGTCCTTGACCAGCACGCCGTCGGTGAGGTTGAAGCGGTGGTTATGGCCGCCGCCGGCGCGCACGGCGTACTTCTCCAGCGCCCGCAGGCCGGGCGTCGTCTTGCGCGTGTCGACGATGCGCACCGGCAGCCCCTCGACCGCCGCGACCGCCCGCGCCGCGGCCGTGGCCACGCCGGAGAGCCGCTGCAGCAGGTTCAGCGCCGTGCGCTCGCCGCGCAGCATCGCCGCGAAGCAGCCCTCGATCGTGGCGATCCGGTCGCCGCGCCGCACGCGCTCCCCGTCCAGCCGCAGCGGCGTGAACGCGAGCTGCGCATCGACCTCCGCGAAGACGGCGGCCATCACCGGCAGGCCGGCCAGCACGCCCTCGGCCTTCGCCAGCACCGTGCCCGTGCCGCGCTGCCACGGCTCGACCGTCGCCGCGGTCGTCACGTCCTGGAAGGCGCCGTCCTCGGCCAGCGCCCGCCGCGCCAGATCGGCGAGCAGCGCCGGGTCGAGCGTGCCGGCCTCCGGCGCGGCGCCGAGGCGCGGATCGATCAGCGTCGCGTTGGGTGGTGGTTCAGTCGCGGGCATCGGCGTCCCTCCGCCAGGTGAAGTGCCGCAGCCCTGCGGGCGAGGGCAGCGGGAAGTCGCTGCGGAAGTGGGCGCCGCGGCTCTCGCGCCGCCGCAGCGCCGCCTCGCTCAGCAGCCGCCCAACCAGCAGCAGGTTCGCCAGCTCGTGGGCGGCGCGATCCCCGGCCGGCGGCAGGCTGCACTGCCAGGCGCCGAGCACGTTGCAGGCGTACGCCAGCCTCTCGCCGCGGCGCACGATGCCGGCCTCGTCCCACAGCAGCCGTTGCAATTCATCAAGCGCCGGCGGCCCGGCCTCGCCCGGCCGCGCGGCCGGCAGCGCCCGCGCCTCCGCTGCCGGCACGGCGGGCTCGACGTTCTCCAATGACCGCTTTAGCGCCCGCTCACCGAAGACCAGCCCCTCGAGCAGCGAGTTGCTGGCGAGGCGGTTGGCGCCGTGCACGCCCGTGCAGGCGACTTCGCCGCAGGCGAACAGGCCGCGCACGTTGGTCTCGCCCCAGGGCGTGGTGCGCACGCCGCCCATCAGGTAGTGCGCGGCGGGCGCGACGGGGATCGGCTCGCGGGTGATGTCCAGCCCGTAGCCGAGGCAGGCGGCGGCGATGCCGGGGAAGCGCGCCCTGATGCGCTCGGCCGGCAGGTGTGTGAGGTCGAGGTACACGCGGTCCGCGTCCTCGCGCGTCATCTCCTCGTGGATCGCGCGGGCGACCACGTCGCGCGGCGCCAGCTCGGCGCGCGCGTCGTACTCGGCCATGAAGGCGCGGCCGGCGGCGTCGCGCAGGATCGCGCCCTCGCCGCGCACCGCCTCGGAGATCAGGAACGTCGGGGCGCCGGACAGGCGCAGCGCCGTGGGGTGGAACTGGAAGAACTCAAGGTCCTGCACTTCGGCGCCGGCCCGATACGCAAGCGCCACGCCATCGGCGGTGGCAACGGCGGGATTGGTCGTGTAGCGGTAGAGCTGACCGGCGCCGCCCGTGGCCAAAATCACCACCGGCGCCGCGATCTGTTCCAGCCGGCCCGTGCGGCCGTCGAGCGCCTCCACGCCGCCTACCCGGCCATGCTCGACCAGGATGCGCGTGACCAGCGTCTGCTCGCGCAGCTCGACGCCCGCGGCCTCGCGCACGCGGCCGGCCAGCGTCTCCTCCAGGCGGGCGCCGGTGCTGTCGCCGCCCGCGTGCACGATGCGGCGGGCGCTGTGCGCCGCCTCGCGCCCCAGCGCCACGCGGCCGCCTTCATGGCTATCTCGATCGAAGGGCACGCCCAGCGCCAGCAGTTCGTCGATGCGCCGCGGCGCGGCGGCGGTGAGCACGGCTGCCGCCGGCTCGTCCACCAGGCCGGCGCCGGCCGCCAGCGTGTCGCCCAGGTGCAGGGCGGGCGAATCGTCGGCG
Coding sequences within:
- the nadC gene encoding carboxylating nicotinate-nucleotide diphosphorylase, producing the protein MPATEPPPNATLIDPRLGAAPEAGTLDPALLADLARRALAEDGAFQDVTTAATVEPWQRGTGTVLAKAEGVLAGLPVMAAVFAEVDAQLAFTPLRLDGERVRRGDRIATIEGCFAAMLRGERTALNLLQRLSGVATAAARAVAAVEGLPVRIVDTRKTTPGLRALEKYAVRAGGGHNHRFNLTDGVLVKDNHLAALRSRGLGIADAVRLARQRAPHTLRVELEVTTLAELDEALAAGAEIILLDNMPAAEMAEAVRRSRGRALTEASGGITPDTARAAAETGVDLISLGALTHSAPALDISLELALAD
- the nadB gene encoding L-aspartate oxidase; this encodes MSTYDRFDRIIVGSGVAGLSAALAARGQGRTLLLAKDALEESNTRYAQGGIAAALGADDSPALHLGDTLAAGAGLVDEPAAAVLTAAAPRRIDELLALGVPFDRDSHEGGRVALGREAAHSARRIVHAGGDSTGARLEETLAGRVREAAGVELREQTLVTRILVEHGRVGGVEALDGRTGRLEQIAAPVVILATGGAGQLYRYTTNPAVATADGVALAYRAGAEVQDLEFFQFHPTALRLSGAPTFLISEAVRGEGAILRDAAGRAFMAEYDARAELAPRDVVARAIHEEMTREDADRVYLDLTHLPAERIRARFPGIAAACLGYGLDITREPIPVAPAAHYLMGGVRTTPWGETNVRGLFACGEVACTGVHGANRLASNSLLEGLVFGERALKRSLENVEPAVPAAEARALPAARPGEAGPPALDELQRLLWDEAGIVRRGERLAYACNVLGAWQCSLPPAGDRAAHELANLLLVGRLLSEAALRRRESRGAHFRSDFPLPSPAGLRHFTWRRDADARD